In one window of Poriferisphaera corsica DNA:
- a CDS encoding TetR/AcrR family transcriptional regulator, producing the protein MSDHNHQINDTKSRILNIAIERFADKGHDAVGIREIAAQSSVSLNTVMYHFTSKENLYHQAIIHILTQSFDFREIFKPYLESNLTIHNISNALLDITKSITHSLTTLPHITHIDLIGRAIYSKDIAVQKIISEHATPANDHLTALLTPHIDINDHSTIEYFIGLFWSQLILHISARGLANLKFNFPIDATPPAEYYDNAASQITLLITRYFKLPDPDITLHTY; encoded by the coding sequence ATGTCTGACCATAACCATCAAATCAACGATACAAAATCTCGCATCCTCAACATCGCCATTGAACGATTCGCTGACAAAGGACACGACGCAGTCGGCATCCGTGAAATTGCTGCCCAATCAAGCGTTTCACTCAACACCGTCATGTACCATTTCACCTCAAAAGAAAATCTCTACCACCAGGCAATCATCCACATCCTCACGCAATCTTTTGATTTCCGTGAAATATTCAAACCCTATCTCGAATCTAACCTCACCATACACAATATTTCTAATGCACTATTAGATATTACCAAGAGCATCACACATTCACTCACAACCTTGCCTCACATCACCCACATTGATCTCATCGGCCGTGCAATCTACAGTAAAGACATCGCTGTTCAGAAAATCATTTCCGAGCACGCCACACCCGCCAACGATCATCTGACCGCACTTCTCACACCGCACATCGATATCAATGACCACAGCACCATTGAATATTTCATCGGATTATTTTGGTCGCAACTCATTCTCCACATCTCAGCGCGCGGCCTCGCCAACCTGAAATTCAACTTCCCAATCGATGCGACCCCGCCTGCAGAATACTACGACAACGCCGCCTCACAAATCACGCTCCTCATCACCCGCTACTTCAAACTTCCTGACCCAGACATCACACTCCACACCTATTAA
- a CDS encoding uridine kinase family protein → MFEIDLVVARIADLNVRLARPLLIGVDGLGGSGKSTFARELADAVKAPVVGMDEFYRVMDEDERAKLGAKDGCWRYFNWEYVRSSVIQPVLRGDRKLSYQVYEWTNSRLGCNREVEIDQVLIVEGVYACLPTLAAYDIQIWIDVPREVATQRVKNRDENEEIWIHRWAAAEDWYAENIVDMKGFDFVFSGETGELTL, encoded by the coding sequence TTGTTTGAGATTGATTTGGTTGTTGCTCGTATCGCAGATTTGAACGTAAGATTAGCGCGGCCACTATTGATCGGTGTTGACGGATTGGGTGGAAGCGGGAAAAGTACATTTGCACGTGAGTTGGCGGATGCGGTTAAAGCGCCTGTGGTCGGGATGGATGAATTTTACCGTGTGATGGATGAGGATGAACGCGCGAAACTAGGGGCAAAGGATGGGTGTTGGCGGTATTTTAATTGGGAATATGTGCGTTCATCGGTGATTCAGCCTGTGCTTCGCGGCGACAGAAAATTGAGTTATCAAGTTTACGAATGGACTAATAGTCGATTAGGCTGCAATCGTGAAGTTGAGATCGATCAGGTTTTGATTGTCGAGGGTGTGTATGCGTGTCTGCCAACATTGGCAGCGTATGATATTCAGATTTGGATTGATGTTCCGCGAGAAGTTGCGACGCAACGTGTAAAAAATCGTGATGAAAATGAGGAAATTTGGATACATCGTTGGGCGGCAGCAGAGGATTGGTATGCAGAGAATATTGTTGATATGAAGGGTTTTGATTTTGTGTTTAGCGGTGAGACTGGGGAATTAACATTGTAG
- a CDS encoding DNA polymerase III subunit: MDRIQGQSKVVGVLDAALMSGKLHHAYMFHGPVGVGKYSTAVEFAKVVLCLDPVTDLRGKVAACGACKSCQLFKPIETATFGVDEQREQADHDERRGNEGDDEGGLKGAHPDLHVVVKELARYSDDANIRNRKLTSIPVQVIQEAVLDKAYKKPVMGKGKVFIIDEAELMNAFGQNAILKTLEEPAPGSVFILVTSSEDRLLPTIRSRCQRIGFVPLGDDVVRRWLERHEAEVMRGLDDEMREWLIGFSGGSLGRAELVVKYGLFEWAREVLPRIEGIATGRADGELGGMMAGMVDAFAKAWCDGHDGASKEAANKMGAGLMWGMVAEHARRQMMMNAEQVGVGDLEQGENVMEPWARVIEYVTEAEELYRSNVKIDMVCDHLVMKMTQAIYRCKAVGS; this comes from the coding sequence ATGGACAGGATTCAAGGACAGAGCAAGGTTGTGGGGGTATTGGATGCGGCACTGATGAGCGGGAAGTTGCATCATGCTTATATGTTTCACGGGCCGGTAGGTGTGGGGAAATATAGTACGGCTGTGGAATTTGCAAAGGTGGTGCTGTGTCTGGATCCGGTGACGGACTTACGGGGGAAGGTTGCGGCGTGCGGGGCGTGCAAGAGTTGCCAGTTGTTTAAGCCTATCGAGACAGCAACGTTTGGTGTTGATGAGCAGCGCGAACAAGCGGATCATGATGAAAGGCGGGGAAATGAGGGAGATGATGAAGGCGGGTTGAAGGGGGCGCATCCGGATTTGCATGTGGTGGTGAAGGAGCTTGCGCGGTATAGCGATGATGCGAATATTCGAAACAGAAAACTGACGAGTATTCCTGTGCAGGTGATTCAGGAGGCGGTGCTGGATAAGGCGTATAAGAAGCCGGTGATGGGTAAGGGGAAGGTTTTTATTATTGATGAGGCGGAGTTGATGAACGCGTTTGGTCAGAACGCGATTTTGAAGACGCTTGAGGAACCTGCTCCGGGAAGTGTCTTTATTCTTGTTACGAGTAGTGAGGATCGGTTGTTGCCGACGATTCGATCGAGGTGTCAGCGGATTGGGTTTGTGCCGCTTGGGGATGATGTGGTGAGGCGATGGTTAGAGCGACATGAGGCGGAAGTGATGCGTGGGTTGGATGATGAGATGCGTGAGTGGTTAATCGGATTTAGCGGTGGGAGTTTGGGGCGAGCTGAATTGGTGGTGAAGTATGGGTTATTTGAGTGGGCGAGAGAAGTGTTGCCACGGATTGAAGGGATCGCGACGGGGCGAGCGGATGGTGAGTTAGGTGGGATGATGGCGGGGATGGTGGACGCGTTTGCGAAAGCGTGGTGTGATGGGCATGACGGGGCGAGTAAAGAAGCAGCGAACAAGATGGGCGCTGGATTGATGTGGGGGATGGTCGCGGAGCATGCGAGGCGGCAGATGATGATGAATGCGGAGCAAGTAGGCGTGGGTGATTTAGAGCAAGGTGAGAATGTGATGGAGCCTTGGGCGAGGGTGATTGAGTATGTGACGGAGGCGGAAGAACTGTACCGGTCTAATGTTAAGATAGATATGGTATGTGACCATTTGGTGATGAAGATGACACAGGCAATTTATCGGTGTAAAGCGGTTGGGAGTTGA
- a CDS encoding FAD-dependent oxidoreductase, translating to MKVLIVGGGIAGLTLAGLLQRRPHTEVMLIERANRFEDLGGFAIGLYPMGSRVMHGLGVHQDFVARSCQMNGYAIHDDAGHFVRRFDWESLGQKYGMTRIIGRDELIDILRGGVSDQVHVRMGVTVETIDEQAEKVRVKMSDGLEDEFDLVVGADGVHSRVRSLCFREGDVFEPGVGKGIERKILKNKASGDVSESETQIGGGWGGWGGWVWWTEIGVAREMGDIVEHWGRGRFMGFYPTSERMCVGLFGPNREIEVAGMGRKEKVRAYMGELGDRYADVMDSFPGDEQQMVYWRLGDCWSKRWYTNRVVLVGDAGGTVLPTAGAGASMALESAAVLADELMRVGAADVTQALRLYERRRMKRVKAVVNQSRRIAKTMVKTSDWAMRLRFIKMRMLPSWLIHQLIIKGMRRPI from the coding sequence ATGAAGGTTTTGATTGTTGGCGGCGGCATCGCGGGACTCACGTTGGCGGGTTTGTTGCAACGGCGGCCTCATACAGAGGTGATGTTGATCGAGCGGGCCAACCGATTTGAGGATCTGGGTGGTTTTGCAATTGGGTTGTATCCGATGGGTAGCCGGGTGATGCATGGGTTAGGTGTGCATCAGGATTTTGTGGCTCGCAGTTGCCAAATGAATGGGTATGCGATCCATGATGATGCGGGGCATTTTGTTCGGCGGTTTGATTGGGAATCGTTGGGTCAAAAATATGGCATGACCAGAATCATTGGTCGTGATGAATTGATTGATATTTTGCGAGGCGGTGTGAGTGATCAGGTCCATGTGCGGATGGGGGTCACGGTTGAAACGATTGACGAACAGGCGGAAAAGGTGCGAGTAAAAATGAGTGATGGGCTGGAGGATGAATTTGATTTAGTGGTGGGTGCGGACGGGGTGCATTCACGGGTTAGATCGCTTTGTTTTCGCGAGGGAGATGTGTTTGAGCCAGGGGTTGGTAAAGGAATTGAGCGGAAAATACTGAAAAATAAGGCATCTGGTGATGTGAGTGAATCTGAAACCCAAATAGGGGGGGGATGGGGAGGATGGGGGGGATGGGTTTGGTGGACGGAGATTGGTGTGGCGAGAGAAATGGGAGATATTGTTGAGCATTGGGGGAGAGGCCGATTTATGGGTTTTTATCCGACGAGTGAGCGGATGTGTGTGGGACTGTTTGGGCCTAATCGAGAGATAGAGGTGGCAGGGATGGGGCGAAAAGAAAAAGTGCGGGCGTATATGGGTGAGTTGGGTGATCGGTATGCGGATGTGATGGATAGTTTCCCCGGCGATGAGCAGCAGATGGTGTATTGGCGGCTTGGGGATTGCTGGAGTAAGCGGTGGTACACGAATCGGGTGGTCTTGGTGGGTGATGCGGGAGGTACAGTGTTGCCAACGGCTGGGGCGGGGGCGTCGATGGCGCTTGAGAGTGCTGCGGTGTTGGCGGATGAATTGATGAGAGTGGGGGCCGCGGATGTGACGCAGGCGCTGCGGCTATATGAGAGGCGGCGGATGAAGCGGGTGAAGGCGGTGGTGAATCAGTCGAGACGGATTGCGAAAACGATGGTGAAGACGAGTGATTGGGCGATGCGGTTGCGATTTATCAAGATGCGGATGCTGCCAAGCTGGCTGATTCATCAGCTGATTATCAAAGGGATGCGGCGGCCGATTTAG
- a CDS encoding ferredoxin--NADP reductase, whose amino-acid sequence MSEATDNKVAAAESQVESPYNAVVTERIDLNPELALFRVTFKDGRVPEFEPGQFATLGLMQSDEEAAADKVKVEEAGRRWRGPKMIKRAYSIASPSIERNFLEFYIVLVEEGQLTPKLWELQSGDEIFMGEKIAGHFTLGDEAEGKNLVMIGTGTGLAPFRSMYETYKDAGKWNKFVLIECCRYSQDLGYLEAMKAADAADEKFQYIPTVTREPEESDWAGNRGRVQTILPADKFKGFTGFDLEAENCMVFICGNPQMIDQVEEDLEGRGFATKNRQNPEGNIVFERYW is encoded by the coding sequence ATGTCAGAAGCAACAGATAACAAAGTCGCGGCTGCAGAGTCGCAAGTGGAAAGCCCATACAACGCGGTTGTAACGGAGCGGATCGATTTGAACCCTGAATTAGCGTTGTTTCGTGTGACGTTTAAGGATGGGCGTGTGCCGGAGTTTGAACCGGGGCAGTTTGCGACGCTGGGTTTGATGCAGAGCGATGAAGAAGCGGCTGCTGATAAGGTGAAGGTTGAAGAAGCGGGTCGCAGATGGCGCGGGCCGAAGATGATTAAAAGGGCGTACTCGATTGCGTCGCCGTCGATTGAGCGGAACTTCCTTGAGTTTTATATTGTGTTGGTTGAGGAGGGGCAGCTTACGCCGAAGCTTTGGGAATTGCAGAGCGGGGATGAGATCTTTATGGGTGAGAAGATTGCGGGGCACTTCACGCTGGGCGATGAAGCTGAAGGAAAGAATTTGGTCATGATTGGAACGGGTACGGGGCTTGCTCCGTTCCGTTCGATGTATGAGACATATAAGGATGCGGGGAAGTGGAACAAGTTTGTGCTGATTGAATGCTGCAGGTATTCGCAGGACTTGGGTTACTTGGAAGCGATGAAGGCGGCGGATGCGGCGGATGAGAAGTTCCAATATATCCCAACGGTAACACGCGAGCCTGAGGAATCAGATTGGGCGGGGAATCGTGGCCGTGTGCAAACCATTTTGCCAGCGGATAAGTTTAAGGGGTTCACGGGGTTTGATCTTGAGGCTGAAAACTGCATGGTGTTTATCTGTGGTAATCCGCAGATGATTGATCAGGTGGAAGAAGATCTGGAAGGCAGAGGGTTTGCAACGAAGAATCGCCAGAACCCGGAAGGAAATATCGTGTTTGAACGGTATTGGTAG
- a CDS encoding NAD(P)-dependent alcohol dehydrogenase, whose translation MRAIVCEKYGPPEVLRVAQVAKPIPGKHQICVKVQATAVTTSDSRIRAFRFPLWHPVGLMIRIVIGIRKPRRPILGLVFSGEIESVGECVTRFQTGDQIYGMTGVNFGTYAEYVCLSERGCSAKKPQEVSHTDAAAVAYGALLAGFFLQKGKIQDRKKVLIYGASGAIGTAAVQLAKHFGADVTGVCSTTNLELVKTLGANSIIDYTKEDSIPSGECFDLVFDAVGKDKSSKLKVACKKALTQSGRYISVDDGVPQSRVENLELVNELLVKGDYKAVIDKHYYFDQIVEAHRYVDTGHKKGNVVITLQKEE comes from the coding sequence GTGAGAGCAATTGTATGTGAGAAATATGGACCACCAGAAGTTCTACGTGTCGCCCAGGTTGCGAAGCCAATTCCCGGAAAACATCAGATATGTGTCAAAGTACAGGCTACAGCAGTAACGACAAGTGATAGTAGAATCCGCGCATTCAGGTTTCCTCTTTGGCATCCCGTTGGATTAATGATTCGCATTGTGATTGGGATAAGAAAACCTCGGAGGCCGATCTTAGGACTAGTTTTTTCAGGTGAAATTGAATCAGTCGGAGAGTGCGTTACACGCTTTCAAACAGGTGACCAGATATATGGCATGACAGGTGTAAACTTCGGTACTTATGCTGAGTACGTATGTTTGTCCGAGAGAGGTTGTTCGGCAAAAAAACCGCAAGAAGTTAGCCATACAGATGCAGCCGCTGTTGCATATGGTGCATTATTAGCCGGATTTTTTCTTCAAAAAGGTAAGATTCAAGACAGAAAAAAAGTACTCATCTATGGCGCATCTGGCGCTATCGGAACCGCGGCAGTACAACTTGCAAAGCATTTCGGTGCGGATGTCACAGGAGTATGCAGTACAACAAATTTAGAGTTAGTAAAAACTTTGGGAGCAAATTCAATTATTGATTACACAAAGGAAGATTCAATTCCTTCAGGGGAATGTTTCGATCTTGTGTTCGATGCCGTAGGTAAAGATAAAAGTTCAAAGCTTAAAGTTGCATGCAAAAAAGCTTTGACTCAAAGCGGTCGATATATATCTGTTGATGATGGTGTGCCGCAATCACGTGTAGAAAACCTTGAATTGGTTAATGAGTTACTCGTAAAGGGTGATTATAAAGCCGTGATAGATAAGCATTACTACTTTGATCAGATTGTTGAAGCGCATCGTTATGTGGACACGGGGCACAAAAAAGGGAATGTTGTGATTACATTGCAAAAAGAGGAATGA
- a CDS encoding phosphoribosylaminoimidazolecarboxamide formyltransferase, with translation MSSMEIKLKYGCNPNQPTARVLFDDSQQACPLSVVNGSPSYINLMDGIRSWQLVRDLKIATGKPAAASYKHVSPAGAAVAGPLTSDFCKAHFYRTTDLSPIATAYAKARSSDRVASFGDFIAVSEPVDVTLANIIKPEVSDGIIAPAYDPEALEILKAKKSGNYVMLQMNPDYTPPQTESRTDFGITLEQTFNDIAITADTITNNVVTENKTLTPAAIETAIVATITLKHTQSNSIAVGVDGQAIGVGAGQQSRIACTRIACDKADRWLLKQHPKALTLTFKDIPKSEKVNALEGFVRWHELNNDEKAAVESALSCPVDPITDEERADFLASKTGDVVLSSDAFIPFRDNLDRAAASGVKLVIQAGGSARDQFVIDAANEHNMAMSQTGIRLFLH, from the coding sequence ATCAGCTCGATGGAAATCAAGCTCAAGTATGGCTGCAACCCCAATCAGCCTACCGCTCGCGTTCTCTTTGACGACTCCCAGCAAGCCTGCCCGCTCTCCGTCGTCAACGGCTCTCCTTCCTACATCAACCTCATGGATGGCATCCGTTCGTGGCAACTCGTCCGCGACCTCAAAATCGCCACCGGGAAACCCGCCGCCGCATCCTACAAGCACGTTTCCCCAGCCGGCGCCGCTGTCGCAGGTCCGCTCACATCAGATTTCTGCAAAGCGCACTTCTACCGCACCACTGACCTCTCACCCATCGCCACCGCATACGCCAAAGCCCGCTCATCCGACCGCGTCGCATCCTTCGGCGACTTCATCGCTGTCTCCGAACCCGTCGACGTCACACTCGCAAATATCATCAAGCCCGAAGTGTCCGACGGCATCATCGCCCCCGCATACGACCCCGAAGCACTCGAAATCCTCAAAGCCAAGAAGTCCGGCAACTACGTCATGCTTCAAATGAACCCCGACTACACCCCACCCCAAACCGAGTCGCGCACAGACTTCGGCATCACCCTCGAGCAAACCTTCAACGACATTGCCATCACCGCCGACACCATCACCAACAACGTCGTTACCGAAAACAAAACTCTCACTCCCGCAGCCATCGAAACCGCCATCGTTGCAACCATCACCCTCAAGCACACCCAATCCAACTCCATCGCTGTCGGCGTTGACGGCCAGGCCATCGGTGTCGGCGCAGGCCAACAATCACGCATCGCCTGCACCCGCATCGCCTGCGACAAAGCCGACCGTTGGCTCCTCAAGCAGCACCCAAAAGCACTCACCCTCACCTTCAAAGACATCCCCAAATCCGAAAAGGTCAACGCCCTCGAAGGCTTCGTTCGTTGGCACGAACTCAACAACGATGAAAAAGCAGCCGTCGAATCAGCGCTTAGTTGCCCCGTTGATCCAATCACTGATGAAGAGCGTGCCGACTTCCTCGCTTCAAAGACCGGCGACGTCGTCCTCTCGTCTGACGCTTTCATCCCATTCCGCGACAACCTAGACCGCGCTGCCGCATCAGGCGTCAAACTCGTCATTCAAGCCGGCGGCTCCGCTCGCGATCAATTCGTCATCGATGCAGCGAACGAACACAACATGGCCATGTCCCAAACCGGCATCCGCCTCTTCCTCCACTAA
- a CDS encoding DNA translocase FtsK: MAKKKASKRKTKKQLEQEREDKLTAYRFIGWVALGAVWLLVLASMLSHNPSDYPATGFGVPDVVTQNWIGKFGALLSDKVYRMAGIGSWVVIGGVGVWLAMMAVGKTVNQLILRGIGLVVMAVAVSCVAGVMLPLLGGGGYEGEAGSGGALARIINDELLIGKFGKPGTFVIMMTLLLVGAVLTVDQFVLAVPIWLGSKLRDMAFPKVELPTEAIGEKIGGLKPKLSMPKLFGFWRKKDQAGPGEKGGGLRRKKRVDLDEIDEDAGGYAGVESFDADVNRLRSKRKQDEEEDEYEYEYEEEEYEEGDDEYEYEEEEDEEGADAPGAYVSDNKKRKFNADTIREKIKQMPINQAVKPRQGTAEPPRSQEMDLTGYQFPGLDLLEDATGSFTDEHEQIVREQAIQLESALREYKIKGEVVGIDTGPVITMFEVRLAPGTKVARINAVQSDLARAMKAQNMRIVSNMAGKDTVGFEVPNIKKEVVRIKELMTQPDETVQKMKLPMFLGKDASGAPLIADLNAMPHMLIAGTTGSGKSVCMNSIITSFIYTKRPDELKLVLVDPKMVEMSMFRDIPHLMCPVVTEMSKAAAILEWAVTKMDERYELLAECGVRDIASYNKLEWDEIKERMEPATPEAEARIPKKLPYLVIVVDELADLMMTNKEVEGAIVRIAQKARAVGIHLILATQRPQANVVTGLIKSNMPCRVAFKVASGMDSRIVLDQKGGELLLGHGDMLFLSPRTSKITRAQGCFVDDMEIRKAVKFLKTISQQSFEPALVQIKSDGSMPDPSEMDERPINKPGYKESMLEHHDDLFDDAVRVVLESKRGSVSLVQRRLGIGYGRAARLIEMMEETGILGKFKEGKPREVYMTLEEWMAIKAEMKKEQEEEDNLNRPVTNQEAAEMEEGQEESIYEEGEEPFEVDDEEVEEEDDSEEEEIEEGDEDEEEEGEDDEYEYEEEEEEGEEEWDEEEEEEESTA; this comes from the coding sequence ATGGCAAAAAAGAAAGCAAGCAAACGTAAGACGAAGAAACAACTGGAGCAGGAGCGCGAGGACAAGCTGACTGCGTACCGGTTTATTGGCTGGGTGGCATTGGGGGCGGTGTGGCTGTTGGTGCTGGCATCGATGCTGTCGCATAACCCGTCTGATTATCCGGCTACAGGATTTGGCGTGCCAGATGTGGTGACGCAGAACTGGATCGGGAAATTTGGGGCGTTGTTGAGCGACAAGGTGTACCGGATGGCAGGGATTGGGAGTTGGGTAGTCATCGGCGGTGTTGGCGTGTGGCTGGCGATGATGGCTGTTGGCAAGACGGTCAATCAGTTGATCTTACGCGGAATAGGTTTGGTGGTGATGGCGGTGGCGGTGAGTTGCGTGGCGGGGGTGATGTTGCCGCTGCTTGGCGGTGGCGGGTATGAAGGAGAAGCTGGGAGCGGAGGCGCACTGGCTCGGATTATTAATGATGAATTATTGATTGGGAAGTTTGGTAAGCCGGGCACGTTTGTGATCATGATGACGCTGCTGCTGGTGGGTGCGGTGTTGACCGTTGACCAATTCGTGTTGGCTGTGCCGATCTGGCTGGGGAGTAAATTGAGAGATATGGCGTTCCCGAAAGTGGAACTTCCGACAGAAGCGATTGGCGAAAAGATTGGTGGGCTGAAACCGAAGTTGAGTATGCCGAAGCTGTTTGGATTTTGGCGTAAAAAGGATCAGGCTGGGCCGGGCGAAAAGGGCGGCGGATTGAGACGCAAGAAACGTGTTGATCTGGATGAAATCGACGAAGATGCTGGTGGCTATGCTGGCGTGGAATCTTTTGATGCGGACGTGAATCGCTTGCGATCGAAACGTAAGCAAGATGAAGAAGAGGACGAGTACGAATACGAGTATGAGGAAGAGGAATACGAGGAAGGGGATGATGAGTATGAGTACGAAGAAGAGGAAGACGAAGAGGGAGCTGATGCGCCAGGCGCGTATGTGAGTGACAACAAGAAACGCAAATTCAATGCAGATACGATCCGTGAAAAAATCAAGCAGATGCCGATTAATCAGGCAGTGAAGCCGCGGCAAGGGACGGCAGAGCCGCCTCGTAGTCAGGAGATGGATCTGACTGGTTATCAATTCCCAGGGTTGGATTTACTTGAAGACGCAACGGGCAGCTTTACGGATGAGCATGAACAGATTGTTCGTGAGCAAGCGATTCAACTCGAATCAGCGCTTAGAGAATATAAGATCAAGGGTGAGGTTGTTGGCATTGATACTGGCCCTGTGATCACGATGTTTGAAGTGAGACTTGCGCCGGGCACAAAAGTGGCTCGTATCAATGCGGTACAGAGCGACTTGGCTCGTGCGATGAAAGCGCAGAACATGCGTATTGTTTCGAACATGGCGGGTAAGGATACAGTTGGATTTGAGGTGCCGAACATTAAGAAGGAAGTTGTTCGGATTAAGGAGTTGATGACGCAGCCTGATGAGACGGTACAGAAGATGAAGCTGCCGATGTTCTTGGGTAAGGATGCATCGGGTGCGCCGTTGATTGCAGACTTGAATGCGATGCCTCACATGCTGATTGCCGGTACGACGGGTTCTGGTAAGTCGGTATGTATGAACTCGATTATTACTTCGTTTATCTACACGAAGCGGCCTGACGAATTGAAACTCGTTTTGGTCGATCCGAAGATGGTTGAGATGAGTATGTTCCGTGATATACCGCACTTGATGTGTCCGGTGGTGACGGAGATGAGTAAAGCGGCTGCGATCCTTGAATGGGCAGTGACGAAGATGGATGAACGTTACGAACTGCTTGCTGAGTGCGGTGTTCGTGATATTGCGTCTTACAATAAATTAGAGTGGGATGAGATTAAGGAACGCATGGAGCCGGCTACGCCTGAGGCAGAAGCGCGGATTCCGAAGAAATTGCCTTACCTCGTGATTGTCGTTGATGAGTTGGCAGACTTGATGATGACGAACAAGGAAGTTGAAGGCGCGATTGTTCGTATTGCACAAAAGGCGCGCGCGGTTGGTATTCACTTGATTTTGGCGACGCAGCGGCCACAGGCGAATGTTGTGACGGGTTTGATCAAGTCGAACATGCCTTGTCGCGTGGCGTTTAAGGTTGCATCGGGTATGGACTCGCGTATCGTGCTTGACCAGAAGGGTGGCGAGCTATTGCTTGGTCATGGTGACATGCTGTTTTTAAGTCCGAGGACAAGCAAGATCACACGTGCGCAAGGTTGCTTTGTTGATGATATGGAGATTCGCAAGGCGGTTAAGTTCTTGAAGACGATCAGTCAGCAGTCGTTCGAGCCTGCACTCGTGCAGATTAAGTCGGATGGTTCGATGCCAGATCCGAGCGAGATGGATGAACGACCGATTAACAAGCCGGGGTATAAAGAGTCGATGCTCGAGCATCATGATGATTTGTTTGATGATGCGGTGCGCGTTGTACTTGAAAGCAAGCGAGGAAGCGTCTCGCTGGTACAAAGACGACTGGGGATTGGGTATGGTCGCGCGGCGCGATTGATTGAAATGATGGAAGAGACAGGGATTTTAGGTAAGTTTAAAGAAGGTAAACCTCGCGAAGTATACATGACGCTTGAAGAATGGATGGCGATCAAGGCTGAAATGAAAAAAGAGCAAGAGGAAGAAGACAATCTTAATCGGCCAGTAACAAATCAAGAGGCCGCGGAGATGGAGGAAGGACAGGAAGAAAGTATCTACGAGGAAGGTGAAGAACCTTTTGAAGTTGATGACGAAGAGGTGGAAGAGGAAGATGACAGCGAGGAAGAAGAAATAGAAGAAGGCGACGAAGACGAGGAAGAAGAAGGGGAAGATGATGAGTATGAATATGAAGAAGAGGAGGAGGAAGGCGAAGAAGAATGGGATGAGGAAGAAGAGGAAGAAGAAAGCACTGCATGA
- a CDS encoding PEP-CTERM sorting domain-containing protein, giving the protein MKSKLFTSLFVAAAAFSATTAYAMDFDAFVIRNANGTGDVPAITENATGDGAKCETPLGGQKVGYGTSHFDGQTFGSIGSVSFDWVAQPGETVAPSIIPYVNVWVTDGAGNYAVISTENDYRGSDWSTWSQFKVFETDMDNAGDLDWLLGGNAANRSSQYLQKSDGLGGWVNVTGADLAGLIIADPGTYPAPIGTGAPKNGTGFNIIWGDTATNYAGIYEYENLVVTEVPEPASLALLGLGGLALLRRRHA; this is encoded by the coding sequence ATGAAATCTAAATTATTCACTTCATTGTTTGTCGCTGCCGCTGCATTCTCAGCAACCACCGCCTATGCGATGGATTTCGATGCATTCGTTATCCGTAATGCTAACGGCACCGGGGATGTTCCTGCGATTACTGAAAACGCAACCGGTGATGGCGCAAAATGTGAAACACCACTCGGTGGCCAAAAAGTCGGATACGGCACCAGCCACTTCGATGGTCAAACTTTCGGTTCAATTGGTTCCGTTTCCTTCGATTGGGTTGCACAACCCGGCGAGACCGTTGCCCCAAGCATCATCCCATACGTTAACGTTTGGGTGACCGATGGTGCAGGAAACTATGCCGTCATCTCAACTGAGAACGATTATCGTGGCAGTGACTGGTCAACGTGGAGCCAGTTCAAGGTTTTTGAAACCGATATGGATAATGCTGGTGATCTGGATTGGCTACTTGGTGGTAATGCCGCCAACCGTAGCAGTCAGTACCTTCAAAAATCAGATGGTTTGGGTGGCTGGGTTAACGTCACAGGTGCAGACCTTGCAGGTCTTATCATTGCTGATCCCGGTACCTATCCGGCGCCAATCGGTACTGGTGCTCCAAAGAACGGTACTGGCTTTAACATCATTTGGGGTGATACCGCTACGAACTATGCTGGCATCTACGAGTACGAAAATCTCGTCGTCACCGAAGTTCCAGAGCCAGCATCACTCGCACTCCTCGGCCTCGGCGGTCTTGCACTGCTGCGTCGCCGTCATGCATAA